TCCCCAGCTGTGAGCTTGACCAGCACAGGTGACTGACACCTGCCAGGTTTTCCTGGGAGGGTTCCTGGAAAGTGGGGCTTTGGCTGCTACTGGGGAAGGCTAGCCGGGACCTGGGCTCCACTAATAGGATAAACAGGGCGTATCTACTCCTGAAGCATCAATTCAGAGACCCTGCGAGTTAGACCAAGAGGTTATTATTCCAAAGGCACAACCTCCAGGACATGCAGTTCTCCTAAGTCAGTGCTGTGGGTGGGAATTAAACAGCACTGCTCTGACCTCCCAGACTCTCAGCTCCACTCTCTTGAGGGAGTACAGGCTCTCCTCTGCAGATGTAACCCCACCCCCCCATGCACCCTCCAGGGCATCTAGCAAATGACTCAGTCCCTGTAATGTGCTTGGGCCCACCTACTACTTTGGCTAGTGTAAATGATCAGGTTCCACAGTGGACGTGCTATATCCCAGCTGCCCTTGATCTTTCAGCTTGTGTTCACCTCACTGGATGCACTAACTAAAACAGCTCTGTCATTTTCAACCCTGGTTTTGTCACAGCAGAGTCCACTGGGAAGTTCTGTCAAATTAGTAGCAGCTCACTCAGCTTCAGAGCAGGTGAGCAGGTTGTCAACCACACAGAGGAACACTAGTAGGACAGGAAGGCACGAGGCACCAAACAACTTGAGACGCCAGACTGATGCCCAGCTCCATCTGCTGCCTCCAAAACCCATCCTCTCTTTACAGGTGACACCCAAGACAGTGAGTGTCATCACAGTGTCAGCTCAGCTTACTGAATGGGAGAGTTCTGTGGGGCATGAGAGGGTGGACTTCTTGGCAGGAACATGGCAGCCCAACACAGGTGacctcccaggggcagggggtgttGGGGGTGAGGCAGCAGGTGAATACTTACTTTTCATCGACTAGCCTTTCAATCAAAATCTAAGTGGCCTCGCTGAGTGGTCATTACAAGTGTTGCATTGTGACAGTTGGCCACAACCTCCAAACGCAGTATATTTAATACAAGAGACAGAATACCAAACTATATTTACTGTGTACAGTAGTAAAGGACAACAAAGAATGTACAAATTGTGAACAAACAGCAGAGCCAGCAGACACCACATCCACACCCCAACAGCAAAACACAAAGGAAAGGCAAGATTCCAGGCAAGCAAGAGATGGTCGAGGTCGCACTGTCCAGGTGCCAGAACGAGGCACAGCAGGGCCACCGGGCAGCAGGGGCTCCACATGGAAGGGCGGGAGGAGAACGGAACGTTTCATAGGTACGGGTTCCAAAATGTCTCACCGAAATGAAATCACAGCTAATGTTGGAAAGTGGCAGAGCACAGTCCGTGAGGACGGGAAGTTGTCTGCCTGGGGCCCGCCTGTAACAGCACTCGGAAGTAGCTCTTTTACACAAAACTGTCACTGCAAAGTCAGCAATACTTAATCgtactttttttagagagagaccaTAATTACTCATCCGAAGCAAATACTGGAAGAACTTGGAGGCCACAGTACTACTACCAAGTGAGAAACATGGGAATTACCTTCCTCTGTATTAACAAAAGgggacacctgaaactaatacaaaatcgTATTGAATGTAAAcggtaagtgaaaaaaaatttttttaaagaaaaagggaaaagccTATTTCCGCTGCACCCCGCTTTGCCCGTGCACCGCTGGGGGCCCCTGGCCCACCTCTGCCCAAGCAGACACCAGAGGAACAGAACGTCCAGGGCCATGCCATGGAGGGACTtcgttatttttcttttcaccttttaaaaaacattccagTATTCTCCCTTCAACTTTACTATATTCCCACAAGATTTAAACTTGCAATAGTTAGTATTTAAAAAACCTACAAGAAACAGTAAGTGGAAGTCTGTCGCCCATCCCCACAATGCCCCCAAAATGTGTCCCACAGAAGCACCCCCACTTTGGTGACTCCAGCTCTCTACATGATAAAATAAGCAGGAGGGCTTACTCAATACCTAGGATACGATCCCCATCTAGACTAAGAGGACATTCACACACCACAAGCTTCAGGGAAGTGTCATAGGAggggaaagacaaaaatgaaaagcaaaaacaaaccccAGAAACTTTGCAACTCATCTTCCTAAACAAACATGACACTGTGGCTGGCCCGGGTTCAGGCGAGGACTTGTCCCTGCAGACAGTTCTGAGTTGCACCCGCAGTGTGTCGGAGAGGAAAGGAATTTTGGTGGATGTCCTTGGTTCCTGCAGACTCCTTTGTGATTGGCATGGTCACGTGTTCACTATTTGACAGCAAATGCAAGGACAGTGACAAAGTGGGGCCGGTCCCTCTAGAGACCACATCCCGAGAGGCAGCCAGTCACCCGCGAGCCTCCCGTCTGCTGCTGGAACACGTCGATGGTGTCTTCGTCCTCCATCTCCAGCTGGCAGGATCGACGTGGCGGCACAGTGAGAGAGGGGAGAGCTGTTAGTTTCCCCACCATCACAAGAACGGAAACTGTTCAACTGACCACAGATGTGCACCACCCTGTCTCCCTCGCACTGGTGTGCACCACCCTGTCACACCTTCGCTGTGTGGCCCTCCCTCCTGGGTCGTGTGCAGGGAGAAGAGGCTTTGTTTAGGATTTCCAATAAACTGCGTATTCACCAACATTCCCCTAACAAAACGAAGTTAAAACTAACTTtaactcctggctggcgtagctcaatggattgagtgcgggctgcgaaccaaagtgtcgcaggtttgattcccagtcagggcacatgcctgggttgcaagccacagcccccagcaaccgcacattcatgtttctctctctctctctccctcccttccctctctaaaaagaaataaataaaatcttttaaaaaagtaagataatccaattgttttgaaaaaaaaataactaaaattattaCTTAAATATTCCAGTTAGCAACATCCAGTGAGCAGCACCAAGGCCTGGATGGTGCCTGGCCTGGATGGTGCCTATGGATTCCAAAGCAAACCCAGTCAACAGAGAAGGTCCTCTCAGTGAGGGGCCTGCGGCTGGCGGCACCGTGGCTGCCTGTCCTCACCTTCAAGACCAGGGCAAGGATGGGCAAAtgctccctgcctgctccccttACTGACACTGTGGGCATGGACACCTGCCCTGACCTTTGTCCATTCTCAGAGCAAAAGAAAGCTTCTGCAAATCATAGGCTAAATAGGGTTGGAGGGCCCTGTCCTGCTGCAGACACTACCTGGGCAGGAGCCAAGTGACAGGTGGGCGGACGGCtttccagcccccagcccagggcaggcctCCCAGAAATCTTCACAGAGCCAACCGCCATCTCCATGGTAGGGGAGTTCCTCAACTGGGCAGAAACGTGCAGCCCGTCTACATGAGTCTCACTCTGCTTGTCCCTCCCTGAAGGACAAGGCTAATGAGACTCCACCAGAGTAGGTGtcgggaaccgccctgcctggtttcagaagctgtaaccgcccccatggctaaggctgagtgagaggccttgggaccataagccactaaggggacaaagcttacctccctggcagaggggctgcctctgcccccgcccccaccccattttacttcaccctgcttggcccctagCAGATAACCGGTTAGCTAGCtagtgacgggtaagattcctcaagggagggatgacctaagataggcacggTCACGGaggagccctcagggaaggacttggggggctatagaaaaagagagtgatggaccctcaccccttggctttgacatagcctgagtcctcattctgtctacaagaagtctcctaatttcttcgCTGcctacttcccctgcctgacttaagcctgaaacaatgacagagggcggtgcagccctgtgctggaaagggcgggtcccctgggggtgatcaggcctaagaaagaatgtaaaatcctgtgaaacctgctttgctaagaatgtcctcagttttctgattaggatccaagcatgaaatgagcttgtttcccaaagttttatagacccttagctaactgaccctgactcagaataaaccttaatagttctttgtatgtcatCTATTGTTTGagccttactgcctgacaatgattgatgagctttacctgtattcccgTGCAAAcagaacccaataaaagcccattgaggaacaggttcctggcccttctcctttgagagatcggccacctttcctccccaagcagatcatgtcttggtagacttattctcacctGTGGTGGATGGGGGAATGGGGGGGCgcctctgtgggcagagccccccaacAAATAAGTGACTGGATCACAAGGTCATCCAGATGATGAATGACAAGACCCACAGATCGACCCTCGGCCTCCTCCATCCGAAGCTTTTCCACTGTGGGACCACGCGCGGCAACAGGCTGAGCCAGCGCTGAGAGggttgcggggtggggggtggggtgcttaACAAAAACTAACTCCTGACTGATAAAAACTCACTCCTTTCCATTCATACCCTTTATGCACAAATGTTTACAGGGCATAAGAAGCAAACCACTAAGTTAGCTACAAACTGACTAGTGTCCAGACCACCAGTGGGTGTGAGTACTCAGCCCATCTCTCCTGGACCTCCTCTGCTGACCCCCCGgcccacctgctgcccctcccGGCCTGGAGGAGGACGGCCGACAAAGCAGCATCATTCCCATTGGAAACACTGAGCTGCCCAATTAGAAAGGTAAATAACCTAATGAGTAAGAACATTGAGAAAACATGCGCATCCCATGTGAGCACCCGTCAGTAGCCCCCCACAAGCATGTCTGGAACAGCAGTCAGTCAAAGTGCAGGTGGGAAGCAGCCCAGGGCACCTGAACCCTTTCTTACCTGGGCCGGGGTGTCTGCTTCATTAATTGGCTGACCGTCAAACCTGAATCTGATCTGTCTCATCGACAAGCcctgaaaagaaaaggcaaatgcCATTAAATATTTCCAGGTAATGAATTAACTAAAACACATCAAATGTTTTACATCAAACTACCAGGATTCTGAACATGCAGACTGATGATACAGTGGACTGCAAACCCACCAGGGGGCGTGCAGTCCATTTCCCGTGCACCAGCACCTTCAGAGAGCGCTGCTCCAGCGACCTGTAGCCCCAGGAACTTGCCCTCACTCCTTCCCCGCACTTCCTTTAGAGGCCAAACGGGATTTCTACCACCgacaccaccactttccccctttAAAACGCTCTCAGAGAAAAACTGGGTCTGGACTCCAGGCCAAGACAGAggcgtaggcagacacactgCGCCTTCTCGCACCACCAAAagtaggacaacaacaaatttaaaaacacaaaacaatcggaactgacagaaaatcgaactgtatggaagtcggacaaccaaggagttaaagaagacacattcatccagaccggtaggaggggcggagtagGGTGGACGGGTGGCGAGTGCTCgtggcaaagcagcagctggggaTGTGACGGTCCCACGTTCTCGCGCagaaaaaccaggaggaacaactggggagggagataGACTGCCCAACCCAGGGCCcccgtggggaaataaagcctgaagcCTCTGACTGAATAAACCTGTGAGTGTTGAGGTGGCaatgggagagactcccagcctcacaggagagttcgttggaaagacccacagggtcctagaatgtacacaaacccacccactggggaatcagcaccagaagggcccagtttgcttctGGATAGTGGGAAGTGACAAATCCgtcagagagcggagcaagcgccattgttccctctcgactccttccccacagacagtgtcacaacgcagtgacatgggttgccctaccctggtgaacacctaaggctccacccctcactacgtaactggtgtgctgagacaaagaaatatggcccaaatgaaaacacagatcaaagttccagaaaaaacacaactaagcaacgaagagatagccaacctatcagatgcacagtttgaaacactggtaatcaggatgctcacagaactggttgaatatggttgcaagttagaggaaaaatgaaggctatgctaagtgaaataaaggaaaatgtacagggaaccaacagtgacgggaaggaaattgggattcaaatcaatggtttggaccggaaggaagaaataaacagtcaaccagaacagaatgaagaaacaagaattcaaaaacatgaagagacgcttaggaacctctaggacatctttaaacattccaacatccaaatcacaggggtaccagaaggagaaaaggaagaccaagaaattgaaaacttatttgaacaaataatgaaggagaacttccctaatctggcaaaggaaatagactttcaggaagtccaggaagctcagagagtcccaaaaaagttggacccaaggaagtacacaccaaggcacatcataattacattagccaagattaaagagaaggaaagaatcttagaagcagcaagagaaagggagacagttacctacaaaggagtgcccataagactgtcagctgatttctcaaaagagatcttacaggcaagaaggggctggaaagaattattccaagtcatgaaaggcaaggacctacatccaagatgactctatccagcaaagctttcatttagaatggaaggacagatcaagtgctcctcagataagatcaagttaaaggagttcatcatcaccaagcccttattatatgaaatattaaagggatttatctaagaaaaagaagataaaaaatatgaacagtaaaatgatagcaaactcacagttattaacaaccacacctgaaacaaaaacaaaaacgaactaagcaaacaagtagaacaggaacagaatcacagaaatggagatcacatggagggttatcagtgggggggtgggaggggaaaaggtacagagaataagtagcatagatggtaggtagaaaatggacaggaggaggttaagaatagtatgggaaatgtagaagccaaagaacttacatgcataacccgtggacatgaactaaagggggggaacgtgggtgagagggggtgtgcagggcagagggcaatgggggggggatgggacaacggtaacagcataatcaataaaatatttttaaaaacattcttgggAACAGGTCAGGTGACAGGAGGCACACGACAAGAAGACTGCATAGAACTGGGACGCAGCCCTGATGGCTGTGCCCTTGAGGAAGGCAGAAGGGAGGACATCTTCCGTCCTAAAAGGAGCACCTGCTGCCCTTCTGCCTCCTGGGGGAGTGCTGACACGGCCAGGGTGCAAGGACACCGCCTTCTTATTTTCTCAATTTCAtctatgtttagagagaggggagggaaagggagtgagaaaaacATCGACACGAAATTCAGCAACCAGTTGCCTCATGTGCACCCCAACCAGCGACCATACcggcagcccaggtgtgtgccctaaaGGGGAACCGGGCAAAGGAGCAAAGGACcattcactttgtgggacaatgcccaaaggagtcacaccagtcaaggcaaagACAccgcctttttaaaaagtttttatttattcatttttagagaaagggaaggagaaagagagagaaacatcagtgtgtggttgcctctcacacacccgcaactggggacctggctccaacccaggcacgtgccctgaccaggaaccggcGACgtccctggtttgcaggccagccctccatccactgagccacaccagccagggtgacactgCCTTTTTAAAAGCAGCTCTGATTTTGCTTAAACAGGAGAAACAGGATTATAATGCACCTCTCTACTGCTCCTGAAACTCTActgaaaaaacataaagaaataaaaaaaggcatAAACAGAAGGACAAACAGCAGGAGGGCCACGAGCCCGCAGAAAAGGGGTGTCACCAACGGGCTGAGAGCTCCAAAGCCCTGGACGCTGGACCCCAAGGTCCAGATGGGGTGGGGGCAACAAGACACAGCCCTGAGGGGCGAGGCGCAGGCATAGACCGTCTGAGAGGCAGAGATGCCGAAGGCAGCTGGTTTTGGATAATGCCTGAAAGTTCCTATCAGCCCCCCAAGTCAGGGCCACCAAGCCCAAGAGGCCAGGTGCTGTGCTTTCCACCGGCAGAGGGAGCCCTGGGCTTGAGTGAAGCGGTAAGGAGAGCAGGCACACCCCAGGCCACCTCGGAGCCCCCTCCATGATTCCACTGCACTCCCTAAGCACAgacaggggcggggcggggcggggcagggctcgACTTGTGGGAAACTTGGTGACTCATCTGGAAGCCCCTCGCAAAACCACCACCCCAGCAGGTCGCCGTCCCCGCCACGTGTGAGCTCTGTCCACACACCTGTATGTGCAGTTTTCCACCAGCTTTCTAGTGCTTCAGTCTTAAATGTGAGTAGTTAACCAAGGTTAGAGGGTCTTTAAGGAAAGACTCCAATATGTGAGAGACCAAACCTCAGATGGAGAAACatggggggtgagggaggggtgggatCCAAGGACACTTCGCACACAGGCGTGCACAAATGCATATGCATGTACATGCACGTATGAACACTCGCATGCATGAATGCACACACATGAATACAGGTATGCACACATACGGAATTCTTAGTAAACAATAATTAAGTTGACACTAGGGAAGAAGGAGCCTCAAAGAACAAGAACGTTTGGAAATTGGAAATCATGACAAAGTTGTCCACATAAAGTTGAGAAAAGCTCCCAGAAAGGAAACAAACAGCGAtgacaaaccccccccccccccccatgcaaaACAGTGGAAGCGGTCACAGTCGGCATTCCCGAACAGCGCCGGCACTACGGACAGGGACTCCAAAGagagagcagagacagagagggcaCACACCGTAAAGGACTAATACAAGGTATACTTCCTGAACTAAAAGTAAGTTTCTAGACTGAAAGAACCCGAGAAATGAGTGGTAAAATCACACACCTCAAAGCACGTGAGGGTGAAACTCCAGAACGTGGGAATGAGGTCCCAAAAAGGCTCAGAAAAACCAAGATAAGTACAAAGGAAAGACAATCAGAAAGTCACTGAACTTTTCACACCAACATTAGAAGCCAGAAGAAAATCATGCAgtaactccaaaaaaaaaaggaaaatgaatctCAACCTGGAACTCTGCATGCTGTCAAATATTCAAGCGCACAGGTTTGTAAAAAACAAGTAAGTCATTTTCAGACTGCAGTGCCTCCGATGCTGCATCTTACATGCCCTTTCTGAACAAGAGACTGGAAGACATGCTCCATCAGAAAGGGCAGAAGATTAACCCAGAAAATGCAAAGGAGAGAGTGGAAGAAGTTTCCAGAATGACTCTGAGATGACAGACAGACACGCAGCTGGCCTCACAAAAAACCTTTCCAGGGGGGCAGGacaggaggggcccaggagggacGGTGGGAAAAGCAAGGACACAAAGCGGTGGCTGGCGGTGACCACCAGTGCCTGCCTACGTGGGGACCGGGCAGCACAGGGGAGAATGTGGGGGCTGCATTAACAATGGGCACACGGCTACCACCAGACCAGGAAAAAGGACTTGGACGAGACAGGCGTGTAAGCAGGGTCCGCGGTGTAGCCCCGTGGGCAGctgtcccagggtcccagagTCCAGCAGATGCCAGAGCAAATGActgcaggggagagggaagggtgtgAGGTGGCGGTGTTGGAGCCgcatccccaccttccacaggTGAAGATAATCTCTAAAATCAAAGTGCAAGCACATTTACAGAACAAGTGAAAGAAAAGCGGAAGGAGTGATGACAGTGCCTCTGCGGAGCAGGGTCTGAGAAgcaggagggcaaagagggaggCGTGGCTTCCCTATGGTGTCTTTTACAACAACAGAAGCCACGGCAAGAAGGACCAAAGCCGGGAACGGAAATGGGCTAAACGTTTGTATTTCCAAAGAAGCCAGAAGAAGGACCCCTCCCATTAAAAGGGACAGGGTCCCCGGGGAAGAGGCCAGGGCACCCATTGCACCCACGGCAGTACGCAGGCACAGCCACTGAGTGAGAGCACTTGAGTGGGTGGGATAAGCCCCAGGACCAAAGGTCAGTCCCACAGAGCAGGATGAGAGCGAAACCGACGCAGAGACGAAGCACAGATGCGTTTCAGCTGTAAGTTCATGACACTAACAGAAATAACCATAACTAAAAATGCTCAGTTTGGCTCTGGTTGGGTAGCTcgattggttagagcatcatcccaatatgccaaggttgcgggttagatcccaagtcagggcacatataagaatcaaccaatggccctggctggcgtagctcagtggat
The sequence above is a segment of the Phyllostomus discolor isolate MPI-MPIP mPhyDis1 chromosome 2, mPhyDis1.pri.v3, whole genome shotgun sequence genome. Coding sequences within it:
- the SUMO3 gene encoding small ubiquitin-related modifier 3; translated protein: MSEEKPKEGVKTENDHINLKVAGQDGSVVQFKIKRHTPLSKLMKAYCERQGLSMRQIRFRFDGQPINEADTPAQLEMEDEDTIDVFQQQTGGSRVTGCLSGCGL